GTTGCTACCTGGTTTGTTGATAAATGATTGGTATTGATACATGATTTGTTAGATGATAAATGGtttgaaaaatgatttgctagCTTATACATTGTTGATACATGGGTTGTTAGCTGCCAAATGAATTGATACATGGCTTGTGAGTTAATACGTTATATGATAAATTGTTTGTTGTCTGATAAATAATTAGATACATGGTCCACGTTTTGTTTGCTGATACATAGTTTGatacttaaaaaaattgataattggTTTGTATGATGTTACAAAAGACTTGAAATTAAGTGATACATGGTTTGTGTAGATGATAATGGTTGGATAAATGGCCTGTGAACTTGTACATTTATGATAATTAGGTGAGCGTTTCGCTATGGAGTCAGGGAGAAGCATGTCAGCTCCACACGTAACGGGTATTGCAGCACTCATCAAGCAGAAGTTCCCTCATTTCACACCTGCAGCCATTGCATCCGCGCTCTCCACAACTGCTTCTCTAACAGACAGAAAGGGTGGTCCTATAAATCAAACCAGGGTCAAGAGCTACTCAAACCCCCGCAACGCCTTTTGATATGGGTAGTGGATTCGTTAACGCTACTGCAGCTCTTGACCCTGGTTTGATTTTCGACATAGGTACACACACTTTCTTGAAAGTGTTCTTACGGATCTTCagttttatcagatctttatgtTAGtcgttattttaattttgataacaTTTATGTTAGCCGATATTTACTCAGTtacccaaaaataataatttatagtggattttcaattttatcagttcttatattttctaatctttggaatacatattttgttaattgttacaacttacaacaaTGCACTGCTAATTGATAAATGATTTAAGATGGTTTGTGTAGATGATAATGGTTGGATAAATGGCTTGTGAACTTGTACATTTATGATAATTAGGTGAGCGTTTCGCTATGGAGTCAGGGACAAGCATGTCAGCTCCACACGTAACAGGTATTGCAGCACTCATCAAGCAGAAGTTCCCTCATTTCACACCTGCAGCCATCGCATCCGCGCTCTCCACAACTGCTTCTCTAACAGACAGAAAGGGTGGTCCTATAAATCAAACCAGGGTCAAGAGCTACTCAAACCCCCGCAACGCCTTTTGATATGGGTAGTGGATTCGTTAACGCTACTGCAGCTCTTGACCCTGGTTTGATTTTCGACATAGGTACACACACTTTCTTGAACCTCCCAAGTCCTAAACTcccatcttctttttttttattaacatgaAGTGTTTCTGCTAAGTGTAGGTTACAATGAATACATGAAGTTCCTCTGCGGCATCAACGGATCATCTCCCGTTGTTCTCAACTACACAGGCGAAAACTGCTCGGCTTACAACTCTTCCCTTGCAGCCTCTGACCTGAACCTATCTTCAGTGACAATAGCTAAGCTTGTTGGTACTCGAACCGTCCTGAGATGGGTTACTAATATTGCATCCACGGTTACAAACGAAACATATACAGTAGGGTGGAAGGCACCTGACTCTGTTTCTGTTAAGGTCTCGCATGCCAAGTTTACCATCGAAAACGGTGAGACAAGGGTGTTAAGCCTTGTCTTTCGGGCGATGAAGAATGATATGGTGGCGAGTTTTGGAAGAATAGGGATGGTTGGAGACAGAGGTCACGTGGTTAACATTCCGGTGACAGTCATCTACAAGAGTGCTGTCTGAGAGATGATAATAGTGGGTTGTTGTTATATGCAGAGTTTTTGTGTGATAAAACAAACTTGAGGAAGTTGTTTGATTGTgtagttttttgtttgtttgtttattgtCGTGTTATGATTAAAAAGAAGCTTTAGAGAAAATGTGTAGTTTTGTAAATGTGTGTGTTTGGAGTGTTTTTGTTAGTCCTGGGCATTCGGATCCtcggttcgggtcgggtcgggttATTTGGTTTTCGGATTTTTTGGGTTATGTCAAATGTAACCCGATTAAGAACCGGTTAAATTACGgatcggatcggttcggtttatatcggatccggttcgggtttctatttttttttagaatccgAATGAGAACCGAATTAACACCGGTTCGGATTTTAACCCGAAAAAATcgtttcggttcggattttaaTCTGAAAAACCcgaaaatataacataaaaaaacattctAGAATCAAACTATCAAAGTATCAAACTGAAACAACATCATAGAAACTGAAACAACATCCTCAAAGGCTCAAACAAACTGAAACAAACTGAAGCAACATCCTTAAAACAGAAACAACATCATGAAAGCAGAAGTAACATCCTCAAACAAACAGAAGCAACATCCTTGAAACAGAAATAACATCCTCAAACAAACTGAAACATAATAAAACCAGATAAAATGTTCTTCAAGACACTTCTAAGCAATGCAAACAGAAGAGACCTACAAAAGAGAGCAGAGGATTAAAACTTGAACTCGCCAACAAGCAATGCAGCTGAGACTCAAACTCTATCAGTAAATAAGAACATGTACCTTGCTTAGAACTTGATTCGCATGACACATTCTCAGCCTAAGACTCTCAGGTTTGGAAGTGCAGCTGCGGCTCAAACTCTAcacaaaatgaaaaagagaagaTTAAAAGCTGAACTGGAATACTCAAAACTTAATACAACTTAAGAACTAAGAACATACCTCTTTGTAGTTCATCTTGTAATTCAATCTCAGCAATCAGTTGCTGAGTTGAAACCACACTTCTTTCATTGATTCGAATCTCACACTTAAGCCATTGTTCTGTGCACATGAGAACCTCAATCATGTAGTGGGTCAAGCAACTTATCGATGGATCAAAGATTCGATTACTTGTGCTAAAGGCAGACTTTGATGCAACAGAAGAGACTTGCATAGCTAGAACATCCTTAGCTATGGCAGCTAAGGTCGGGTACTTTGAACTGTTGATCCTCCACCAACCTAAAACATCAAATGGAATTCCTAGAGGATTGGGTTTACGAATTTCTACCTTCTCCTTCAAGTATAGCTCTAACTCAGTGCTTGCATCTTGAAATCCCAACTCGTTCACCATTTCCTTGTACAAGGAATCCATTCTTTCATACCCATACTCATTCTCATCAGAAGAATCCATCGCAGCCTCATCTTGTGACTCTTGGACACTCTGACTCTGAGACGATGAACCAAATGCTGGAGCAGTGTGTGATGCTGCAGAGGTGTTGTACTCATCAAAAAGCCTTTCCATGACATCAGTGACTGAGTCGTAGAGCACCTTACTTTGTGGACTATCTTTCCCATAAAGCTTTTCAAAGCAAAGACCAGCAAACTTCATCTTGTTCCTCGGGTCAAAGACACTTGCAACAATCAACAGCCTATTAATGTCTTTTAGACCATCCCAATACTTATTAAACTTTGCCCTCATAACCATAGCCTTTGTCCTAAGCTTCTCATCCGTACTAGTACTCAATGTAATCAGATTCCTTTCTATGGTGACAATCTCATTGTAACACTTGTAGGAACTAGGCGAGTTAGAagcagagacaacaaaagtggAATTGTAGAATATTACCAGGAACTTAACCAAACCCTCCACTTTATCCCAATCCTCTGAAGTTGGTGGTCCAACCCTCTTCTTGCCCTCCACAGTCTCTTGAAAGTGATCATTGTAAAGCTTGTCCTCAACTTTCATTCTATCAAACGCTGCTCTAAACTTCAAGGCTCTTGACAACATCAGGTAGGTTGAATTCCATCGTGTCTTGCAGTCCAAAGATAAGCTACCTCTTGTCATCCTTGCTGACTCAACCTTCTGATCAAATGATTCGACTCTCTTAGAAGAAGCTCTGATATATTGTATGGCGTTCCTTATTGCACACACACTCGCATCCACCTCTAGCATACCATCTCGCACAACCAAGTTGATGATATGAGCACAACAACGTAGATGCAGAAGCTCACCTCCCAGCACTAAGCACTCAGGTCCTAAAGCGTTGAATGCATCCCTGAACAACTTCAGAGCATTAGTGTTCGCAGTGGCATTGGCTACTGTTATTGTAAACACTTTCTTTATCCCCCATTCAGCCATACACTCCAGCAAGACAGAGCATATTGTCGCCCCTTTATGATCTGCTACATGCCTGAAACCAATGATGAACTTCCTAAGTTTCCATCTACCATCGATGAAGTGTGCCGTGATGACCATGTAGCTAGCTGCTGTACTTGGTGCAACCCAAATATCTGTTGTTAAAGAAACCCTTTGCTTGTTGCCACTGATCAGCTGCATCAAATCTGATTTCCTCTTTGCATACAACTCAACAATATCCCTTGTTGCTGTTCTTCGTGAATGTGGCTTAGGAAGATTCACCTTGTTGCAGAAGTGCTTCCATCCCAAACCATCAACAAAGGATAGTGGCAACTCCGATATGACAAGCATCTCATTAGTAGCTTCCCTTACAACTTCATTAGAAACCCTCGCCAGCTTCAACTGAAcaccatcttcatcatcactTTCGGCATTCAGAGTATGTTGAGTCTGGGACTGACTTTGTACCCATGTCTGATGTTCCTTGCAGATACCAAGATGCTTCTTGAGACATGAAGTGCCATTGGACGTTGCACAACGCATAACTCTACCGCAATAGTTGCAGCTGCATTTGTTCCGATTATCCTTCAGTCTTGTGTAATGATTCCAAACTGTTGACCTTGTACttgtattcttcttcttcttaacagCTGCAGCTGACTTGGTCTTCCTTTTGTTTCCACTTGCAGTAACAGGACTAGTTGTCCCAAACTCATCATCGTTTCCCTGAGTTTCATCATCATCTCTGATAGCTTCACGTTGAGGTGATGAAGAATccatctgcaaaacaaaaacGAGATATCAACTTGAGTTCTGAATAcatcaaaatcacaaaatataaactGCAAAGTGATTTACTCTAACTCTATTATGGAACTAGAGCACAATCTAAAGTTATCAACTTGATAAAGAACACACTTCTCAAATTTCATTCTCAAGTTTCAAAACATCACAATCACAAACATCATTATCGGCTTATCActttaacataaaaaaaattaaagaagtaACAAGTTCAAGTTCATACATTCGATTGATTCGTTGAAAAAGCTGAGAGAGGATATGTTTCAATTGGAGAGGGAGATGGTGAAATATAAGGGAAGGGAGAAGGGACAACATCCTTAAAGGATTCCAGTTTCTCAAGATGCATTCGAAATCGCAATCGTTGCTTAGGACTCTACGGTTTCGTTTGTTCGAGAGTCGAGAAGAAAAGTTAGAAAACATCGAGTCCCAAGAGACATGGCTAACCTAAGAACAATAATGACAGGTTGTTGGTTTGTTATTCGGTTTTCGGGTAAACCGAACGGTTCCGGGTTttaatccgaaccgaaccgaaatccgaatcACAGAAATTTCAAAACCGATCGGGTTATTAGGCAAAACCGAAGCCGAACAttttcgggtttttcggatcgggtcgggtcgggttttGCGGATCCGGTTTATATGCCCAGGACAAGTTTTTGTGATGATTTTGATTGAATCTAATCCAATCTTTGATTTTTGACTAATTCAAAAAGTTGTTGAAACAccaaacacaaaagaaacataGAATGTTAAGTGATTGATGAGGTGGACGGACTTACCCTTTGATTGGGTACAATTTGGTTTACTCTTTAGTCAGAATTGGTTAATTAATTTGGGTGAAAGACGAACGAAAGTGGATTATTTTTCTCTCTCCAAAAAGGGCGATAAAGGCGATTAGGTTTCCGGAGTAATCGCCGCCGCTAGTTTTAGGCCTCACGCCGCTAGCGAGAAGCTCACTCCTTCTCGTCTCTCTCTAATGGAGTCCCCAGTTCCCTCCCCGTCCTCAAGCTCACCGATTGACCCAGGTGGGGCTTCTCCCGCGAGGTTGTCGAATCGTGAGAATCGTCTCCTCAATCGTGACCTAGAGATGAAGCTTCAGTCCCCCGTGCTCTCAGCGTCGATTCCTGCCGCTAAGGTTCCTTCGTATGCGGCGAGGTTCAAGTCCTCCTTGCGGAATCTTCGTAAGATCTCAAATCCCTCCTTTCTTCAGGACGGCACACCAGTAGTGCAAGCTCCGGAGTCAGTTCTCCTTCAAACATCAGAACTTTGGAAGGACCACGTGGTGGCCCATTTCCACGGTCGTCGACCCTCAGCAACGAAGATTCTCGCAGATCTGAACCCAGTTTGGGGAAAGTTCGGGAGTATCACGGTTCGTACGGTGTCCGATACGTGTGTGTTGATCTTCATTCCATCGATTCAGACCAGAGAGTGGGTGCTGCAGGTGGGATATTGGCAAGCGGATCGGTGTGCTTTTTCGGTTTATCCATGGACTGCTGATGGAAATTTAGCGGCTCAGGAACTGCTCTTCGCTCCAACTTGGGCAGTACTGAAGAATGTCCCTCCACAGTTGTATTCATTGGATGGTATCAGTGTAGTGGCCAGCGGAATAGGCGATCCGCTACATACTGAGAAGTCTCGATTGGACCCCTATCATTTTGGAGACACAAAGGTGAAGGTGGAAATTGATTTGTCCAAACCTCCTCCAGAGGTGGTGGAGGTAAGAGATACTCAAGGGAACTCGGTCAGAATCAACATTGAGTACCCTAGTCTTCCTCCAAAGTGTATAAACTGTGGCAAGTTTGGTCATTTGATGAATCGGTGTCATAAACCTCCAATGAAGAGAGCTCAGACTCAGCGAAGTGGGAAAGTGGTCAGTGTGGTGAAATCGGGAGAGGAAGTTTCTCTGCTGGAGGTTAATAAGGAAGGTGAAACAGAAGTTCAGATTGAGACGGAAAAGGATAAGAAGGCTAAGGTTCGATCGAGGTCTCGCAGAAGGTCTCGCTCCAGGACGTTGGCTAGAGAAAGGGCCTTGAGTTCGCCTCCGGAGATAGTGAATGTTAATGAACTAGTTCTCCCGGCGGTAATGTACTCAGAGGTGAAGACAGTTGAGCTTAAAACCTTAGTAACTAAAGATTCTCCTGTTACTGAAGTTTATGCGGAAGGATCGGTATCAGCGGAGAAGCAGGTGGCAGTGGAGGAAGCTCAGCTGGAGGAAGGGGAGATTTGTGAGGACCCAAGGCGAGTTAAGGATAAGAGCTTAGAGGCTAACAATGAGGTCCCAGTTACTCTTAACACAGAAGAGGAGGATTTATGGTTCACCAAGCACTCAAAGAAATATAGAAGGGCGGTGCGTCAGTGGACGACTTGGAAAACTCAAGGAGCGGTAGGCTCTCCACCAAAATCGTCTAAGCTTCTTACTCGAGAAATTTCCTCGGGTAAGGAGTTTAGCCTCTGATCGGATTCTTCctctaaatttgtaaatatgaaGTTGTTTAGTTGGAATGTTCGAGGTCTTAATGGAGTGGGTCGTCAGAGAATTGTTCGGAGTTGGCTGCAAAGTTTGGGATCTTCAGTGGGAGCTTTGCTTGAGACTCATGTACAGGAGGAAAATTTTTTGAATGTGTTGGGAGCGGTGGCTCCGGGTTGGCGAGTGGAAACAAATTACTCAGAGGTGGCAGGAGGAAGAATATGGCTGTTGTGGAGTTCTTCCCTGTCAGTAGTGGTTTATTTGAAAACGGAGCAGTTAGTCTTATGTGGAGTGTACGATCCGGCAACAGGTACGAACTGTACAGTGGCCTTCGTCTACGCCTATAATACAGAAGGGGAGAGACGGCATCTATGGAGAGATCTGGTTTCAATTTCTCGACATTCTCAAGTTGCTGTGTCCCCTTTGGTGGTTCTGGGAGACTTTAATCAGATCTTATCAGCGGAGGAGCATTTCTCTCTGTTACCATATGATTTACCAATCAGAGGTATGGAGGATTTTAAGGACTGCTTGGAAGATAGCAATCTGACAGACATGGACATCAGGGGTACCTTCTTCTCGTGGTCAAACAGACGCCCTGAAGATCCAATTCTCAGGAAGTTGGATAGAGTTCTGTGTTCTGAAAGGTGGAGAGACACTTATCCAGAGGCAGTAAGTATTTTTGAAGCGCCAGGAGATTCGGACCATACTCCAGCAGTGGTGACCTTCTCTTCTGTCTCCCAGTCAAGAAAGTGTAGCTTCAAATACTTTTCCTTTCTGTCCTCACACCCGAGTTTCCTCTTGGAGTTGCTGAAGTCATGGGAAGAACCTATCCCAGTGGGATCGAAATTGTTTTCCTTGGGGCAGCGCCTGAAGAAAGCAAAAGTCACTTGTAGGAGGTTGAACAAAGAGGGGTTTGGAAATATTCAGCAAAGAGCTAAGGAAGCCCTGGAGGGTTTGAAAGAGATCCAGCTTCGGTTGCTTACCTCGCCGTCAGATACGCTCTTCCGTCAGGAATTTGTGGCGCATAGGAAGTGGCAATTCTTTGAGTCAGCTCAGGAGGTGTTCTTTAGCAGGAAGGCAAGAATCAGGTGGTTGGACTGTGGAGATGCAAACACAACCTTCTTCTACAAGGCAGTAGTGGCACATCAGTTAAGGAATTGCATCAGTTACTTGATGGATGCGGGGGGTAATCGGATCTTTAACCAGTCTCAAATTAAGGAGATGGTGGTGGCCTATTTTCAGAACCTATTGGGCTCAGAAGATGGCTTGATTGATGAGATCTCAGTGGATGATTTGAGAAGCTTGCTCACGTTTAGGTGCTCTCAAGAGGTAGCAGATAACCTTATAAGGATTCCTACAGAGGAAGAGATCAAGACTACGCTGTTTGCTATGCCAAAGAACAAAGCGCCAGGCCCGGACGGTTATTCAGCAGAATTTTTTTGGGAAGCGTGGGAAATTGTGGGGCAGGATACAATCGAAGCAGTTAAGGAATTTTTCACAGCGGGGCGTTTGCTGAGACAGTTTAACACCACGGCGATCTCCCTAATTCCAAAAGTTGTTGGAGCAGACCAGTTATCTCAGTTCAGACCAGTATCATTATGCTCCACGGTGTATAAAGTCATGGCAAGACTTTTGAAAAGGAAACTGAATCTTTGTGTCTCTGATATTGTTCAGAGGAACCAGGTGGGGTTTGTTCAGGATCGTTTGCTCTGCGAGAATGTGCTCTTAGCCACCGAACTGGTGAAGGAGTTTAATATGGAAGGAACAACGACAAGAGGTTGCCTTAAGATAGACATATCTAAGGCTTATGATAATCTGAGTTGGGCGTTCCTCTTCAAGGTCTTGCAGGCTTTGGAGCTTCCTGATACATTCATAGAGTGGATCAAGGAGTGTGTGTCCACGCCTTCTTACAGTATAGTACTGAATGGAGAGTTGCAAGGGTTTTTCCCGGGAAAGAAAGGGCTTCGACAAGGAGATCCTATCTCTTCACTCCTTTTTGTAATAGCCATGGATGTTCTATCAAAGTTGCTGGATAAAGGGGCTATAGAGGGCAGGTTCGGGGTTCACCCAGAGTGTGAGGAGCCTCTGATTACTCACCTTAGTTTTGCAGATGATGTTCTGATCTTCTTTGATGGCTCTGCGGAATCACTGAGGGGGATTCTGGATATTCTAGAGGAGTTCAGATTGATCTCAGGACTGAGGATTAACAGGCAAAAATCAGAATTGTTGCTTGATGGTGGAAGCTCTAGTAGGTGTCGTGATATGGCAACAGAGATGGGAATTGCTCAAGGAGCTCTCCCAATCCGCTACTTGGGAGTTCCTTTATCACCAAAGAAGATGACGAGGTCAGATTTTCAGCCTTTGTTAGATAAAATCGAGGCCAGATTCAGATCTTGGACAGTGAAGCACTTGTCCTTTGCTGGGAGGTTTCAGCTTATTCAAGCAGTGATATACTCCACTATTTCGTTCTGGGCATCTATCTTCATTATACCACCTGAATGTGTGAGCATACTCGAGCGTATGTGTAATGCGTTTCTCTGGAATGGTGCGCCTAATTCAGCAAGGGGTGCAAAGATTGCATGGGAGTCGGTCTGTACTCCTAAAGAAGCAGGAGGTTTGGGTTTGAAGCGCATTGCGGATTGGAATAAAGTTCTTGGTTTGAAATTGATTTGGCTCCTGTTTACAGCGGGAGGATCATTGTGGGTTTCGTGGGTGCGTAGAAATCTTATGGGAGAGGAGAATTTCTGGCTGTTGAACCCAGCCAGAAGAGGCAGTTGGATTTGGCGATCTATATGTAAGATGAGAACACTGGCGAGACCTATGGTGGTCTGCGAAGTGGGGTCAGGCACTTTTGCTAGCTTCTGGCAGGATAACTGGACATCTCGCGGTCCCCTGATCGAGTTAGTAGGAGATAGAGGTCCTCAGGTGACTGGTTTGAGTATTAGTGCAGTTGTTGCTGACGGTCTAACCGGTGGTGGATGGTGGCTGGACCGTAGTAGAAGCAGAAGTCCGATAATAACTCTAATAAGGGAGTGCTTACCTAACGCTCAGGAATTATTAGACTCAGAAGTAGACGATCAGTTTGGTTGGTACCCGGTTCCTGGAAGAGGCACTGGTTTTTTCTCAGCAAGTGAAACATGGAGGGCTTTGTTCCCTGCTCCAACAGAAGTCTTTTGGCACGAGTCTGTTTGGTTCGCAGGTAGAATCCCGAAGCATGCTTTTATCACTTGGGTTGCTGCTAGAGATAGAATGGTCACGAGAGACAAGTTAATTCGATGGGGACTAACGGTGCCTGCAACTTGTGTTCTCTGCTCTGGCCATAACGAGTCTCGCCAGCATCTGTTCTTCGATTGCGCGTATAGCAATCAAGTGTGGTCTTTCTTCATCTCTAGATTGAATTTGGTTTCCCCTCAGAGTTTTGATGGTGTGTTGAGGTGGCTGAAAGCTCCATCGAGGGATAACAACGTGACTCTGATTACTCGGCTAGTCCATCAAGCGGTCTTGTATTTATTATGGAAGGAAAGAAATACCAGAGTTCACTCAGCTATAGAGAAACAACCGAGTTCGCTTATTGCAGAGATCAAACAAGTAATCAGACTTAGACTGGATCCACTGGCCCGACGACAGATGGCTCCCGCAGGTCAGGACTCAGTGCTAGCTACCTGGTTCTCATACTTTGCGAGGTAAGACAGAGGTGAGTCAGAGAATTTGTTACTTGGAAGTTTTTTGGTAGTTAGCTCCTTTTAGCTTTGATAGTTTTGTCTGAGCGTTTTTGTGCTTTCTGTGTCTGGTCCTGTATAGTTTCTTTTGGGCCTGTGCAACCTTGTTGGGTTTGCAATTAATAAagtgataatttaaaaaaaaaaaaaaaaaaaaaaaaaaaaaaaaaaaaaaaaaatttgggtgAAAGACTTGAAAAGCTGTATCCCGCGCCATGAATGATTCAACGTAAACCGGGAAATGTCCGTCCGATTTAGACCGGCCAGCGCTGTGCTATCTCCTACTTTAAACCTCGGAAGCATCGGCGTTTACCTTCGTCaagcagcaaaa
The nucleotide sequence above comes from Brassica napus cultivar Da-Ae chromosome A9, Da-Ae, whole genome shotgun sequence. Encoded proteins:
- the LOC106363190 gene encoding zinc finger BED domain-containing protein RICESLEEPER 2-like, coding for MDSSSPQREAIRDDDETQGNDDEFGTTSPVTASGNKRKTKSAAAVKKKKNTSTRSTVWNHYTRLKDNRNKCSCNYCGRVMRCATSNGTSCLKKHLGICKEHQTWVQSQSQTQHTLNAESDDEDGVQLKLARVSNEVVREATNEMLVISELPLSFVDGLGWKHFCNKVNLPKPHSRRTATRDIVELYAKRKSDLMQLISGNKQRVSLTTDIWVAPSTAASYMVITAHFIDGRWKLRKFIIGFRHVADHKGATICSVLLECMAEWGIKKVFTITVANATANTNALKLFRDAFNALGPECLVLGGELLHLRCCAHIINLVVRDGMLEVDASVCAIRNAIQYIRASSKRVESFDQKVESARMTRGSLSLDCKTRWNSTYLMLSRALKFRAAFDRMKVEDKLYNDHFQETVEGKKRVGPPTSEDWDKVEGLVKFLVIFYNSTFVVSASNSPSSYKCYNEIVTIERNLITLSTSTDEKLRTKAMVMRAKFNKYWDGLKDINRLLIVASVFDPRNKMKFAGLCFEKLYGKDSPQSKVLYDSVTDVMERLFDEYNTSAASHTAPAFGSSSQSQSVQESQDEAAMDSSDENEYGYERMDSLYKEMVNELGFQDASTELELYLKEKVEIRKPNPLGIPFDVLGWWRINSSKYPTLAAIAKDVLAMQVSSVASKSAFSTSNRIFDPSISCLTHYMIEVLMCTEQWLKCEIRINERSVVSTQQLIAEIELQDELQREFEPQLHFQT